The following nucleotide sequence is from Sander vitreus isolate 19-12246 chromosome 3, sanVit1, whole genome shotgun sequence.
TGCAGTGGAATTTctacttgacaaattacagacgTGGCAGATTTCACCAGGAATAAGATCACAGACGACCTCcgcaattattacaaattactaGAGGTCCCCTAGGTAATACCAGTCCCGTGCGAGTAGGGGCTTAAAAACTCCCAAAATCCTTTTGACTGTTTCTAATCATTTATTTGAGATGTGCCACGGCAGTGGGATACTGACACAACCTTTTATTGTAAACATAAGCCAGATAAATGTTCATTAGTTGCACACAGTGTAATGACTGAGTGTGAAACACTAAGTGAACTTTAGGCAGCGTGTTGAAGGATGTAGACACTTTCTGTTCGGCTGTTCAATCTGTTAGATAGAGGTTCTTCTGTCTGGTTCTTCCTCTCCTTATCAAAACTGTACAGTTTACAGTTATTAAGCTACAGTTATTAATGCTTTTAATGTGATTTAGACCTTTCTGGGTTTTTTTCAGTAGTTTCATTTCTAGTAAATTTCCACTCTCCGTCTCACACCTAACTCTTCACGGGTGATGATTGATGTTTTGGTTTAAGGAGCTTACGGGGGCAGTGGAAACCATAATTCTGCAGACGCAGACATTTAAGATGGAAGGTGAAGAAATAGCGGAAGTGGGTAACAGTGTTGGTTGCTCTGCCCATTGGGTAACATGGAGGTGATTGTAGGAAACGTTTTAAAGATGGAAAAGAGCGCCGACTACGCTGCATTCATTcatgtataaatataaatatctaAACCAAATCCTGACCCTCTATAGAGCCGTTAATTAGCTTTGTTTATGGGCGCCTGGGTACCTCCTCTTGTAAAGTGCACACCCATATATACAGGTGTACTCCTCGaagcagcggccgcgggttcgactccgacctgcggccctgtgctgcatgtcgttcccccccccccctctcccccttcatatcttcagctgtcctatacaaataaaggccaaaaatgccccaaaaaatcatctttaaaaataaataataattagctttgtttacagtaacaatatcacagcagtaaaatgcaacatacacattaatgcagcaggaatccagaaacatcagatataaTAGGAcgacactgacagggaacattctACTGCACAATGAGttttacttttcatactttaaagtacattttgctgataataccagagacggtttagaactgAGATGGCTCAACTCAGAGTAAAGGCAGCTCCTGAGTGATTCCAACGGGAACGTGGTGAACGTGAACATAGATTATGACCGACTCTTTCACCCCATATCCACCAGAGTAAACATTGGACCCATTTTCCACAAGCCAAAAActttctgacactaaaatggtatttttcagacagacaaatcaatttctgtctcaggaacaaATGCTTGTGACATCTGGAACCGCGGATAAGCTAACGCCAACTAACGTTCGTAAACGCCGTAACAAAactagattgttttttttttttaaatgctaaatatgtcttttagctgcgTAAATATCTAAGAAAGaaaatatctaaatctaaagaaaatatgaataaattataataaattatacaaatataacttcatccatccacacactttaaaaaaaaaaaaaaggccacgcccatttaggagacagaaAGTATGGACAGTTTCATACCATTGGGACAGCGTGCAATGCGCTATCTTAAGTCATAGAGAATCTTTGATAATACTTACATAATTTTACTTAAATAAGGTTTAAATGCAGGTCTTTCACTACTTACGTAGTGGAGTATGTTCACAGTATGGTATGAATACGTTTACTTAACTTAAggttctgaatacttcttccagcactGCTTACAGTATAATGATACAATTATCACAAACAACTAGCCTCCCCTGGGATTTCTTTACAGCACTAAAATAGAAGCTGGCAGTGGCAGCTTGTGAAAGCAGAGATGTTTATTCTCTTCTTTAAAGCCAAAAGAGAACAAATGTACGAGGAGCAGAGTTGGCGCAGGgataataataacaaacattttcattttcagaaaacattaaCCAATAGCAATCACGTGAGAAAGAGGCTATTAATGATCTTGAATTCCCCTGCACAAAGGCAACATCactgtgttttgtgtctgtgcagGCCGACTGAGTAACTGCAGTCACCCTCTGGTGCCGGAACATGGAGGTTTCCGATGTGACCCGTCACCATGTCGAGGTTTCCCCCACAAGAGCGCCATCCACGTCTTCTGTGAGCCGGGATATCACCTCAGCAGCAAGCTCCGTGTCTCCCGGTGCCGCCACGGGAAGTGGCAGCCTCCGATACCTGCCTGCATCCCCATCAGAGGTAAGACTTCAGAAGACTGAATTCACTGGATTCTCAGTACAAACACAGGGTACTTCACTTGAGTGATTTCCATTTAATGCAGCtttgagactgtcctcccacCGTTCCTCAGTGATCACCAGGGGCGGAGCGGAGGGGTGTCTTCCAGGGCTGcagccccaaatgttttctcaaaagccctaAATCTTTTACGTCTACTACTATTCTAGTCCTTAAGTAAATATAATAGAGTATATGCCCTTTTGGGGATCCTTGATTTATAATTAGTATTCAAATGTAGCAGATTTGTCAGCTAAACATTCATTCTGTGAACTCGGCATAGAATAACAAAACCATGTTCCAAAATTAGTACTGCTGTTCATTCCTACCCATGTTATGTAACTTAAAAATAGTAACATCAGACAAGTTTAGCGTCTTTTAacttcagaatgatgaagacagttggagaatcGTATAAAACAGGATGTCTGCTTGAGAGGATGATTCTTTTTCCCTGGCAACTATCTTGTTTTTATCAAACCATGTTTTTGCCCAAATAATGTACATATATTAGGCATTGTTTTATATCAAATGGATTGAAAAAAGCAGCCGAAAATGTGGAAAGAATGTCCTTGGAGGACCCCCGTAGGTTTGGGCCGACCCCCCAATGTCCACAACTTCTGGCTCTGCCCCTGGTTATCAGCTCAGTCTATAATCATATGCCGTTTATATGGCTAAATAAGTGTGAACACATACAAAGACTTTTTACTCTGACTTTTTGTTGCTCttaaagtacacacacagaaaccgaCATACAACTAAAAACGAGGACAACACAAAGGTAAACTTACAGCTCTGTGAGGAAAAAGAGCTCCAGCTCAACCACCTACAACAGTCAAATCCTGATTTTACATGAATGCGTGAGTAATAATAATCGCATGTTAGAATATATAATAGTATAGCAGTCACAGGGGACATATttatacttttaatactttaagtaaattttccAGATTATATTTATGTAGTAactttttcaatgcaggacttttacttttttatgtttttatttttacagttacTACATATACTTTTATCTCCATCACTGCACGGTAAAAGCTAACACTGTCAATCTAAAAAAAGAACCACTGATTTGTAATCTTTTGAATATTTGAAttgtatttttggtttgttttcattttgttgtagCTACAAAAACATCACTTCCCCTCTGCAATCGATTTTAAAAGTTTTTCAGAGCGTCTTGGGGCTGAAGCCTCTAAtgcaaacacagcagcagcagcagcagctcgcaTTCATCCCCTGACCTACTTAGAAACACTCAGCGACTCTCTGCAGCGGAACTAGAAACTTTACTTTCCTCAGACCAGTTCCGACTTCCTCTGTCGCCATTCGCTCGAAACACGCTGCGACAGGAAGTCAGAGCGCAAAAAGAGGAAGCGGGCGATGCCACCATAATAACCATTAAACATTTCCTGTGTGTTGACGTTGTCAGAGCCTCATGGAAAGTCGTATTATCATGGGCTCAGAGAAACCACATAAGTAGATAAAACAATTCCTCTCATAGATCTTGTGTCTGATCATCTATTTCTATAAAGGGCATACCTCATTTTTCCCTGAAGTGGTGCCACACAGGTGATTGTTTCCTGTCACAGCTTCAGGTCATTGTCTCAGgtctattacatttttattataaccACCAAAGCAGCGTTTTCCGTGCCGGTACTCCTGCctgtttctccaaactggggacgTGCCAACGGCAATCCTCTGTAGGTAATAAACTGGATATGCATCTCATACaaccacataaaaaaaaaaaaaaactatccctttaattgAAGGTGGAGTTGAGGAGTCTGAGGAAAGATGATTTATGAATAcgatttcatcatttaattaatTGAATGTCAAAACATTTAGTTAATTAATTATCTATAGTTTCTAGAGCCCATGTTGACGTCTTcaaaatgctttgttttgtttgaccaacaGCCCAAAACCCCCAAAATATTCAACGTACACTagcataaaaaggaaaaaaaggccgcacatgttcacatttgtgaagctggaaccagcGAATGTTTGGTCCAGGACAGATACAGCCGATATTTGTACAGTTTCAGGTGTCTGTTAGTGTCTAAAGTTGTTGTTTCTACTCACaacatttctctttctcctcctcagaTGGTCCAAACATGAACTCTGACAACAGAGTGAACGACTCGATGCCCAGCATGGCCACAACAGCGGTGGGCGTGTCCATCTTCCTGCTCACCACCACTGCCTGCCTGGTCGTCAAGTCCCGCCTCTACCCCTGTCGATCACGCAGGTGAGAAAAAGATCATTTACCGCACTGATTCCTAAACCTGCCACATGGTAATGTTTCTGCTCCATATTTAATAGAAATGGGACGATATGTgtttgtcccgattcgattctttcacgatacatgggtgccgattcaatttgtattgtgatttttaaatgtattgcgattctagaagtattgcgattcgatagtattgagtattgcaattttcttttccttctttaacaaaaacaaaagttaaagaTACAATTTACACGTTATACACTTCTAGAGAagatatatcatgagacatttctaaaaacagacagttttctaagaagaatgcacatcacgtcagtcagtcagtctgacatttagaaGTACATGACAtgaattttctgcattttctgctctCGGTCAGTTTTtttggaaacggatatgatgtagtggcagtcagcggtaccgtataaacagaaaatatttaggtaaaaaaaataaataaaaaatattgattctggGGAGAAGAATCGATTTAAAAAATTGTTGATACACACGTGAATTGATATTTACTGTGAATGactgaggtcagaggtcagtggAGTCAGTGTGtataattatgtgtgtgtgtgtcccagcagCCGTCGCTCTTCAGACCAGCAGGACCTGATGGTGGACGGacttcctgtctccctgcccTCCTACGAGGAGGCGGTGTATGGCAGCTGGGGGCAGCGCCTGCCCACCTGCTCGGCGCCGGGGCCCACCCAGCTCCTATTGGCTCAGGAGGCTCCCGGCAGTCACCCGGTGTCTCTCAACAACCAACCGGACAGCAGTCGCCGCCCCCTCCTGTCCAGCCCCGACAACCCCCCGCCCCCTTACGAGGAGGTCCAGTCATCACACCCCAGAGACAGGGCGAGTGACGCGGACAAGGACACTTGACTGCGGCGTTCATATGGGACTACCGGAAGGGGTTCGATtgacagctgcagtgtttactcTGCAGATGATGAAACGAAAACACAGACTGACAGCAGACTTCTGCACTTTTCCTGGTTGGCCGCAGCTCACCAGCATCAGGACATTCAGTCCAATCACGCGCTAGTTTGGACAAAGCCGAtgagctctgattggccagatgTTAGATCACAAAGTCCTGACTGAAGAGGATATTTCTACATGAAACGTTGATTGTAAAGTGTTGTATGAATGTAAGTGACAGAGAAGGGAGTTTACGTACAGTCTGGTGAAAACCTTTATAACCTGAATGCCTTTTTGTTAGcgataaatatatatttcattgTTTAAACAATACCATATattaagtttaaaaataaaaatcatcacACAAGCTAGAATAATGAGGTTTTCACAGCACAGCAGTCGTATAAAAGTGCaagtgcctgtgtgtgcctgtgtgtgtgtgcctgtgtgtgcgtgtgtgtgtgcgcgtgtgtgttttcagtgttgcTCTGGAGACGTCGTCCATCCTTTCCCGTCAGTGACGGGGCAGACCACGCTGTTGCAGAAACCCAGTGTGTTTCCAAGGCAACATACTCTGTTCCACTTCTGTCTGATTCTACTTTTTGTGCAGCGTTTCTTTCGGCGGTGTTGATTTGAAGCCAGCGTGGTGcgcagcagtggtggaaaaagtattcagattttCACAGCAATGCACAATATAATTAATAAGATCATCATCTGTTTGTAGCGTCGCTATCCTGTGtgaaccacgtatctctaaaaagttttaaaagtctTCATGGTGTCAGagaaacagccctgttttcagctttgtgacgatgcattttccagctgatccgagAGGCTTTTGAAAGACTgtatttagcttaagaagtaggagaaCTTTCTCAACACgtaaaggaacacttcatccttcagtgtatcacaaacattcaacatcaacacatctggagatacatggttttcactggacagggaGGGGATACAAAACTGTCATCTAAAAGGTaacctaaagctgtcagacaaatgtagtgtaGTAGAAAGTTTATTATTTACCTCTGAGACGTAGTGGAAGAGCATAAAGCTGCAATAAATTCtgcaagtaaagtacaagtacctcaaattggttacattccaccactggggcGCAGTAACTCTGGTAACGACAAACAGCATGTCGTGATGTAGATTTTGTGTGCAGCGGATTATATTTAGAGACCTGAAAATGTTGAGAAACCACAAAGTGTTTCAGATGGTTTCTCCAGTGTACATTCAGTGGCAAATGACACAAACAATAATATTTTTGATGAATTTCAATGCACAGTGAAAAGAATCTGAAATAATGTGTACATTTATTTGCCCTGGTGGCATCggtgcagacacacagaggtgCTTTTAAACGTTTTCATTCCACAACCtgcaaaaaaatatcaaatgaaaataaaacccacagatgttggacaaaaaaaaacgtgaagTAATCAAACCGTGTCCTCCCTTCAGCTGGCCGGTTCCCTCTCTTTATGCCTTCACAGACCTTGAATGTAATTTATGTTTCATTTTGTGGCAACAAATCTTGACTATTAATATGGAATTGTAATATTTACGGGAAGATTATTTGTACATTGTATTATTGCACAAGATTAtatgataaataaatgttgaggtGTTTGACATAatttgacgtgtgtgtgacttgaTTGAAGTTAGCTATACCTGGGTTTgccagtgttgcagcagcatgATGCCAGGCAggacacacagcagacagacacaaacattaggctcgttcgagatgagctgcGCCTCCCCTGTAAAGGGGGCGCtgacaaaaatccgctgtcaagtcggacagtttagtttccagcagccttcaggctgaacaggaagtcacagaaacactcacatcctgatAGGTTCGATTcccatttaataaaatgttatcagacccgtatatcagcttgtacacaggactccagttgtttttatcaagacagagtagctgtcaaaattctctacatgtgatctgttgctgattttaattaacaacacactgtagatgatctgtaacCTGAatggatttagtctctctgacttgtAAACatcactatcagccacacaacatgtggtttgtacagaataagcctttaaaacaGACAAATATAAGTTAAAATCACTCCAATTCAAAatccattttgatgctaacaaacactcacctcccgttagcatcccattgactcccattcattttgacaccactttgacagcgaataactttacatctgaagcgtttaaagactttatttgtccattgtttatttctaaagaaacacgacaaagtataaaaggctccattaccttgtacctcacgttatggctccgtagcagacgtttttgtaaaaataggctaacgattgtgtcataaccacgcgacttactgtcgcatagtagaggaattaccgtatagtacaggagaagctcgcaggcagtttggacttacattagctgtttaagtttaattactaatgttaactagcattttagtgatcagtaattagcctgtgcctatgttatctccttacatatacc
It contains:
- the LOC144515853 gene encoding sushi domain-containing protein 6 isoform X1 is translated as MSASVVNASLCGRVSVVCGLLFLAFSPLLTAGRLSNCSHPLVPEHGGFRCDPSPCRGFPHKSAIHVFCEPGYHLSSKLRVSRCRHGKWQPPIPACIPIRDGPNMNSDNRVNDSMPSMATTAVGVSIFLLTTTACLVVKSRLYPCRSRSSRRSSDQQDLMVDGLPVSLPSYEEAVYGSWGQRLPTCSAPGPTQLLLAQEAPGSHPVSLNNQPDSSRRPLLSSPDNPPPPYEEVQSSHPRDRASDADKDT
- the LOC144515853 gene encoding sushi domain-containing protein 6 isoform X2; protein product: MSASVVNASLCGRVSVVCGLLFLAFSPLLTAGRLSNCSHPLVPEHGGFRCDPSPCRGFPHKSAIHVFCEPGYHLSSKLRVSRCRHGKWQPPIPACIPIRDGPNMNSDNRVNDSMPSMATTAVGVSIFLLTTTACLVVKSRLYPCRSRSRRSSDQQDLMVDGLPVSLPSYEEAVYGSWGQRLPTCSAPGPTQLLLAQEAPGSHPVSLNNQPDSSRRPLLSSPDNPPPPYEEVQSSHPRDRASDADKDT